The DNA sequence GGCGTGTGGGAGTCGGACCGTCGCCATTCAGGTCTACGCGCTGACGCTCGTGGTACGGCAGCGCGACGCGTGCCAAACTGCACGGCATTGGGAGTCGGTCCCACTCGGGCCTGGGGACATCGTCCAGGCCGTGCCGGCGATGTAGAGATGCTGGCCAGGGCTGACCGTTGCACCGAACCCGTCCGAGCGCCAGTTGCTGTCCTGGGCGTTGAACCGGAAGTCGCGGTTCCAGACCGGGTCGCCCGCTGCCGAGACCTTCCGAAGGAGCGTGCCTCCTTCGCCATCCCCGCCGACGACGTAGGCGTGCCCGAGGTTGTCAACGGCAATGTCGTTGCCGAAGGCGAT is a window from the Chloroflexota bacterium genome containing:
- a CDS encoding SBBP repeat-containing protein, encoding MLSLRTRIVVCSLLLAATLVLPTARTLAQELAWVRQFGASTGNSIAFGNDIAVDNLGHAYVVGGDGEGGTLLRKVSAAGDPVWNRDFRFNAQDSNWRSDGFGATVSPGQHLYIAGTAWTMSPGPSGTDSQCRAVWHASRCRTTSVSA